The following coding sequences lie in one Synechococcus sp. PCC 7336 genomic window:
- a CDS encoding low molecular weight protein-tyrosine-phosphatase — protein sequence MPTQLLFVCLGNICRSPTAEGVMRHLVTEANLSDHIACDSAGTSSYHIGSPPDRRMQQAALARGIHLSGRARQFDKTDFEQFDLILAMDRENYRDILRWDVDGRYAEKVEPICSYCSHYSDREVPDPYYGGDAGFRYVVDLLLDACAGLLKELT from the coding sequence ATGCCCACCCAACTGCTCTTCGTTTGTCTCGGCAATATTTGTCGATCGCCCACCGCAGAAGGCGTTATGCGCCATCTAGTGACAGAAGCGAACCTCTCCGACCACATTGCCTGCGACTCAGCCGGAACGTCCAGCTACCATATCGGCTCCCCCCCCGATCGCCGCATGCAACAGGCCGCCCTTGCCCGAGGGATTCACCTGTCTGGGCGAGCCCGACAGTTCGACAAGACTGATTTCGAACAGTTCGACCTCATCTTAGCGATGGACCGAGAAAACTACCGCGATATCCTGCGCTGGGATGTTGACGGTCGCTATGCCGAAAAGGTCGAGCCGATCTGCAGCTATTGCAGCCATTACAGCGATCGCGAAGTGCCCGATCCCTATTACGGAGGAGATGCAGGGTTTCGCTATGTAGTGGACTTATTATTGGATGCCTGTGCGGGCCTGCTGAAAGAGTTGACCTGA
- a CDS encoding AbrB family transcriptional regulator: MNYLWTVLLALVGSAIAVKLRIPAGALVGSLLAVGCANALNVFSVPTPPQGTKFILQVGLGILLGATITSDALAGLRDLWRPALLCTSITLVAGIASGLAISRWLGLERLTALLGSAPGGMSDMSLIALDMGAQGPTVVLMHLTRMVSVIVVVPIVVKLAVRWGSPLG, translated from the coding sequence ATGAATTACCTTTGGACCGTGCTACTCGCCCTAGTAGGAAGTGCGATCGCCGTCAAACTTCGCATTCCGGCAGGGGCTTTAGTGGGCTCGTTATTGGCCGTGGGCTGCGCGAACGCACTGAATGTGTTTTCGGTTCCCACTCCCCCGCAAGGAACCAAATTTATCCTACAGGTGGGATTGGGGATTCTATTGGGGGCCACCATTACGAGCGATGCGCTAGCAGGGTTGAGAGATCTGTGGCGACCTGCGCTCCTCTGCACCTCCATTACGCTTGTAGCCGGAATTGCCTCTGGTTTGGCGATCTCTCGCTGGCTGGGCTTAGAGCGGCTGACGGCATTACTCGGCTCTGCGCCAGGGGGCATGTCGGATATGAGTCTCATTGCCTTAGATATGGGGGCACAGGGGCCGACCGTCGTACTCATGCACTTGACCCGCATGGTTAGCGTGATTGTCGTTGTCCCCATTGTGGTCAAACTGGCAGTGCGTTGGGGCAGTCCGTTAGGGTAA
- a CDS encoding iron ABC transporter permease, which translates to MHDPSPADGKRSPRAQIFSFVKRIAPNGWTAAVMAIALLFSIPVWVVLGNIFAPTGEIWQQLASTVLPRYIRNSIWLMLGVGSGAAAIGVATAWLVSLCRFPGSQVFEWALLLPIAAPAYVLAYTYTDVFDVSGPVQSAIRAWTGWGPRDYWFPPIRSLGGAIAMLVLVLYPYVYLPTRIAFLKRSRSLLEASLSLGCGPWRTFWTVALPLARPAIAGGVALVLMETLNDFGTVQFFGVDTFTTGIFRTWFGLGEPVAAAQLAALLLMFIFGIFMLERRSRGRMRYEQQSAGRLLPPSHDLSGWRAAAAFLTCAIPVGLGFLLPGGVLLNWSVRQARLGLGRGFWGYVANTAMVASLTSLLAVAIALLIAYGLRLQRNSVMRFAARFATMGYAVPGSVIAVGVLIPMAGLDNAIDAWMRNTFNFSTGLLLSGTIAGLVFAYLVRFLSVSFNTIESSLVRIQPSLDDAARSLGYSPIATLTQVHAPLIASGLFSAAMLVFVDVVKELPATLVLRPFNFDTMAVRVFRLASDERLAQSAPGALAIVVVGMIPAIFLILTVLRSRSPTRKH; encoded by the coding sequence ATGCACGACCCGAGCCCTGCTGACGGAAAGCGATCGCCCCGCGCTCAGATTTTCAGCTTCGTCAAGCGAATCGCGCCGAACGGATGGACCGCCGCAGTCATGGCGATCGCCCTACTATTTTCGATTCCGGTATGGGTGGTGTTGGGCAATATCTTTGCCCCCACGGGTGAAATTTGGCAGCAGCTTGCCTCCACTGTTTTGCCTCGCTATATCCGCAATTCCATTTGGTTGATGCTGGGGGTGGGGAGCGGTGCGGCTGCGATTGGGGTGGCAACGGCTTGGCTGGTCAGCCTCTGCCGCTTTCCGGGCAGCCAGGTGTTTGAATGGGCCTTGCTATTGCCCATTGCTGCCCCCGCCTACGTGTTGGCCTATACCTATACCGATGTGTTCGATGTCTCGGGTCCCGTGCAGTCGGCGATCCGGGCTTGGACCGGTTGGGGACCGCGCGATTATTGGTTTCCCCCCATTCGCTCGCTGGGGGGGGCGATCGCCATGCTGGTGCTGGTGCTCTATCCCTATGTCTATCTACCGACGCGCATTGCTTTTTTGAAGCGATCGCGATCGCTCTTAGAAGCTAGCCTCAGTCTCGGCTGTGGCCCCTGGCGAACCTTTTGGACGGTGGCTCTGCCGCTGGCGCGACCGGCGATCGCGGGGGGTGTAGCGTTGGTGCTGATGGAAACTCTGAATGATTTTGGCACCGTACAGTTTTTTGGGGTAGATACCTTTACCACCGGGATTTTTCGCACCTGGTTCGGTCTGGGGGAACCGGTGGCGGCGGCGCAGTTGGCGGCACTGTTGCTGATGTTTATTTTCGGCATTTTCATGCTGGAGCGGCGATCGCGCGGACGGATGCGATACGAACAACAGTCTGCCGGTCGTCTCCTGCCCCCCAGTCACGACTTGAGCGGCTGGCGGGCTGCTGCAGCGTTTTTAACCTGCGCGATCCCGGTTGGACTGGGCTTTTTGCTGCCAGGAGGGGTGCTATTGAATTGGTCTGTGCGGCAGGCCCGACTAGGTTTGGGGCGGGGGTTTTGGGGCTATGTCGCCAATACTGCGATGGTGGCGTCTCTGACTTCACTGTTAGCGGTGGCGATCGCCTTACTCATCGCCTACGGACTGCGCTTGCAGAGGAATTCGGTCATGCGATTTGCGGCCCGTTTTGCCACGATGGGATATGCCGTCCCCGGTTCTGTGATTGCTGTCGGCGTGCTGATCCCGATGGCGGGACTGGATAATGCGATCGATGCCTGGATGCGCAATACCTTCAATTTTTCCACCGGATTGCTGCTGAGTGGCACGATCGCCGGACTGGTGTTCGCCTATCTGGTGCGCTTCCTTTCGGTTTCTTTCAATACGATTGAATCGAGCCTAGTGCGCATTCAGCCCAGTCTCGACGATGCCGCCCGCAGCCTCGGTTACAGCCCCATCGCCACCCTGACCCAAGTGCATGCCCCCCTGATCGCGAGCGGTCTATTCAGTGCAGCCATGTTGGTGTTTGTGGATGTGGTGAAGGAGCTGCCGGCCACATTGGTGTTGCGCCCGTTCAATTTTGACACGATGGCCGTGCGGGTCTTTCGGCTGGCGTCGGACGAGCGTTTGGCTCAGTCGGCACCGGGGGCGTTAGCGATTGTGGTGGTGGGGATGATTCCGGCCATCTTTCTGATTTTGACGGTGTTGCGATCGCGATCGCCCACTCGAAAGCATTAA